CAGAGCAGAACGCTTTTCCCAAGTCTCTCCAGTGCAGCCACTGCCTGTGAACAGGTAGCTGAAGGACCCTGCAGAAGCTCCAGCTAAATTCAGACTTTTGGGGGGAGCAGCAGCCAACCCAAAGCCTTACTCACTGCACAGCCCTGCCAATGTGCCGGCTTAGAACTAACTTAACTACTTTGGCTGCTATAGGGAAGTGTCCTGTTGTACAAAGGACTTTCCTGGGCTGTCTGGCCAAGCCTATCACCTGAGCAGAGGTCAGGGCTGGGGGAGAAGCAACATCATCTCCAAGGAACTGCAGGTTGAGAACATACTCTGAAAATCATTTGGGGATGCAGTAAGCTGAGGTCCAGGCTGCTGCCCTAGTACAACCTTTTTGTCTGGGGCCACCATGCTCTACATGGACACTTGGTTCCAGGGAAGGTGCCACGGTAGGCTTTGGCTCTGCTGTGGCACTCTGATGGGCCTGATCGCTTTGCTCTGCAGGCACTGATTTTTTTGGCAGTTCATGCATGGTGGCAGCTGGTCTCTGATCAAGCCTTCCCCTGCCCTCTGCATCCTCCAAGACTAAGGTTGCCATGACTGTCGGGAGTCAGTTTCTCCACCACTGGTGATATCTCACACCAGATATCCACAACAGTATGCTTCACTCTGCACTTATGCCTCAGAGACACTACCTTGCCCAAGCTGTGCCCCATGCCTACTGCCTCCAAGCTACACAGTAGAGATCCAGGGTGGGCCTCCTCCTTTCCAAGGGGTATGGCATCTGCTTGCTACTGCTCCACCACAGCCTTCACCGTTCTCCCCCAAAACAGCCCTTCCCTCCCCTAGCCCAGCCCCTCACCAATCCTGCTAGGAGCCGCTCTCCTTTTCAAGGAAATGGGCTTCTCGACGTCCACCAGGCCTGAACGCTCCTCGCCCTCTTGGTGCTCTAGGGTAGGAGCCGCGCTCCTGCATCCTGGACCTCTCCCACCTCCCGCAATCCCAGGGCCTGTAGTGGCCTTGCCAGCTGGGGGATGCTCTATGGTCACTGCGGTTAAGTGCTGGATTCTCCTCATTGCCCTGGGCCTCAGCCCCCTGCTCCAGAGTCCATCTCCCCACATCATGGTAATCTTCTTTTAAGTCTGATATCCCCATTACTACCGAGGAGTCTTCAGGGCtcaactgctttttttcaggcaggACTGCAGTCCTGTTTCTGCTGTGAGGCTTTTGAAACTCCTGGCTGTGCCTCCCACCAGATCTTTggctcctctcctccctccgcTCTGGTCTCCGGCTGAAGCCCTTGGAGCCCCTGGAGCCATGAAGCAGATGACAGGGttcctctgctgctccctgcGCATTGCCgcacagctgcctgctctggCCTCTGAGGCCCAGCCTCTCCCCTCTGTGCTTCTCTCGCTTGCTCTGTTGCTCCCTAGGCATAGCTTGTCTCTCTGGCTGCCTGGCTTCCGCCCTGGCCTCTGGAGAACTGGCTGGTTCCGGAGCCAAGGGCTGGCAGGGTGGCTGGGGTGAATCCACAGCACTTGCAGTCACCAGTGGCTCAGAAGCAGAGGCTGTTTGGCCGGGATCAGCAGTAGCTGgagactgaaagaaagaagcCAGTGGTAAAGAAAGGGACAAGGTAGCCCCACAGCAGATGTTAGCGCTGGGCCTAGCAGCCCAGGGACCCCCTTGCCAACACGGAGCTCAGTAACACTCTGCCCCCAGTGCCGTACCGCCTGGAGGCTGATGAAGTAACGATTCCTCTCTGCTTCAGGGTCAATAATGCCCCCCTTTTCTTGTTGTCTCTTGAAGATTAAGCGCAGTTCTTCTTGGTGCTGCAGTGTCTTGGCATCTGGTCTGTATGGCTCCTGAGTGGCAAAGAGCAAGAGGGGGAGGATAAGGGAGATTCTCAACACCTAGCATGGGCAGGCAGCTGGCAGTACTAATAGTGTCTCCCCAAACCAACCTCTGATCACAGAGCACCCAGGCAACCTGTTTCTGTTCACCACATACTATCAGCTAGGCCTACAGATCTATGTGAAATCCCTAGATGGAGGCAGAGCACACTAATGCAGAGACACTGTTCCCTGCACTGACTGCCCTGGGACCTCCTGCTTTGGAGGGGGAAGCACTAGGCTAAGTCAGAGACCACAGAATGCAATGTATGAGGCACGATCACCCACACGACTAACAATGTCCCAGTATGTGCAGGAGCACATTTAAGGAAAGCCATAGTTATTTCCTTAGAGCAGAGAGAGCACAAAGAGGGTCCATGCAGGCCCTTCTGCAGAACCACTTCCCTCCCAGCACATTTGCTTGTCCAAGTGGGCAGGACCAATGATGCTACAcatctttgcctttttcccACAAGACTGTGTTATCTACACAGGCAGATTTAACCACAGCTCCTTACATTCCTTCTGTCCTATCACCCCTGAAGTTGGATTCTTTCTGGCAAGGCCCCTTCCCacagcagagaagctgcagtgGTCCCCTCTAAGATGTGCACATGAGATAGAACTTGtgcttttgtctgtttttctagAGTCACTGGCAGTGCACATGAACAAGCCCAGACAATAAGCTCTCTTCCCAGGGCTTGGTGGCTATGCAGACAGACCTTGGCTTCTCTGCACATCTCTATATGTGAAGAACATGGGATACAGCATCTCATACTATGATTTACTGGAAGAAAATTCAGTGTTAAACAACTAAAACTGCTCTTTGTGAGCATGTCAAACAGACAGCAGATGCCCTGCTAGATTCTGTGAACTACTGTTTGGATGGACTGTCTAGAAAGATATGAAGGATTACGGCACATAtacatttgttcattttaacACCTCCAATTCAAGCCACCCAGAGAGCAGATACAGCCAGGCAGATGAGACCCTGTCTCTTACCAGTGGGTGCTGCGGGGGCGGCGCTGCCTTGAGAGCACAAAGATCATAAACGAGGGTTTCCCGGCAGACAGGGCACTGCACACCGACTTCCTGCAGGGAGGGGAGAGTTGATACCAATCCCAAGCTCTGACCCAGCCCACACACTTCTGGATAATCCCCTGCCTGGAAGTGAAACAGGGTAGCCTTTTTCAGCTGACCACAAGCACTCTCCtggcagagcagagagattATAGCACTGTGAAAACAGCCTGGCCTGGCTGACTGCTACAAATGCTGGAGATCATATTTATCTTGCTGGGAAGCCTTGCAAACCCCTGGAGTTACAGGATTAGGGAAGGAGCTCacctttcctttgaaaacatttccaagTCTTATGGTTCCAGAATTCTAAGACTGTAACAGACTCCTCTGGTCCCTCATACGCTGGGCACTGACCCAGAAATCCTATAAGCTAACTGCTGAAGTACTAAAAATCACCCAGTAATTTTGGTTGGAAAGGGCTCCTGGAAGTCACTTGGTCCAGTCCCCATTCTGATTTCTGTCCATGGGCATGACACTGACCGCGCTGCACAAAGCTGCTGGACCCAACAAGCCCTTGCTCTCTGCCTCCAAGAGCAGTGACACAGAAGTCATGGGGGCCGGTGCAGTGGGTTCAGGGAGGAAGCCCAGGGCCCAATACCTGTTTGGGGGAAGGTGCCAGGtgctgctctctctcctcctgctgcatgaGGACCTCCTCTTCCATGTGCTGGGCATAGCGGGCCAGGCAGTGGGAGTGGAAGTAGTGGTAACACTGGGTCTTTGTGAAGGCTTCTCTCTCCTGTAGGAGACAGAGGGCAGCTTTAACAGTTTCTGAGCACAGCGCTTTGCAGCCTCCCCAGCTAAAGTGGATTTCACTCCAGTGTCAGCACTGGCAGCAGGGAACCAGTGTTTTTGCTGGCACTGAGCCACATAACCCCTTTCACTGGGTTTGTCTCCTCCTCAGTTCTTATGGAGGCACTTCACCCAAATCTGAGAGTCAGAAGCATTCCTAATAGCAAGCTGCAAGGTTTTTGTGACTGTTTTCTCTGCACATGTTCCTGTGTGAGCAGATCTCTTCCTACCTGATGTAGTCTCTCCCTTAGACAGGAATCACCTCTCTTTGCAGCCTGGACAAGATAAGCTCCCTGGTCCCAACAGACCGCAGCATCTGCAAGGATGCATTTCAGTCTCCTCTGACTGCCTGTGCCACGAACTCCAGGAAGGGTTTCATCAACATGGGAAGACTAGGACACACCAGCAGCTACGCACAGACTCCATTAATTTCCTTAGAGACTCTCTGGCATCACTGACCACCCCTACATCCTGTTTCTGTAGAAACTTATCTTCAGGTTGACATGGAGGGCAGAATCTGTTGCTTTAGGATGGTACCTGTTAATAACTTTCCCTACAGACCGGAGTAGCAGGAGTTGAGACACACATTCCTACCTGGAATCCATAGAGGCAGATCACGCACTGGCCATGGGGAATGTTGTTATCAGTGAGaatctcctttcccttctgtgggaaaaggagaaaagcaaactcTTCACTCAGTGGCCTCTCATGGGCCCAAGCTCAAGGCTGTGTCACCCTCAGGAAGTCGCTCCGAGGAGAACAGTATCAGTGGCTGGCTGGCCACTCACCCAAACTCCCCTAACTCTCACCTCGATCAGCTCATATAACACCTCTGTCCCCAGCCTGGCTTCAGCAACATGTCCTAGAGTCTGTGAAATCCTAGGGTAAAGAATAAGAAACCCTTAATGCAAGTGTAGACATATCTTTATACTCTCCCACATACCTGTCACCTCACTGTGATGACAAGTCAAAGAAAAATTGACCACACAGGAAGGCACTGGGCTTCAGGCTTTACCTAAAGCACTGGACAGACACACACACTTACACGTATTCATGTGCTTTTCtagcacctcacaagccagtGCCCAGGACAACTTTGTCCTCAGAAGAGGCACAAGAGCAGGTTTGCAGACTACCCTGGCTTGAGCTCATCCAGAAACACTTCAGATTTGGCAATGCTCAGGCTTCATTTTCTGACAGAGTGACCCTTAAGGCAGGTCTGCCAGAGTCCCGTGCTGCCAGCGGGCATCAGGCTCTCCGTGCGCACATCGCACTGCACAGCAAACAGGAGCGCACACACAAGAGGCTGCTTGAGCACCAGCACTCAGTCTGGTCCCATCTCTGCCAAAGCAGGATCAACATCTTTGGAGGCCCAAGAGATTTACATTACGTTTCATTGCAGAGCACAGCGGAACAACCCATATAGAGAGTTAATCTTTCACTGTCAGTGAATTCAGTGTCAGTGGCTCACATATGATTTAAGACAAGAAGACTTAGTGTCCTGTAACCATTCTGGGTTAGGGGATCCACAAAAACTtgagaaaagactttttaagCACTAAAACGCTGCGCGTTgtctccctcccatctctccaaAGCCGAGTTtcatcctcttccttcccctcccctctccccaggacTCACTTCTGAAGTTGCTCGTCTGACAGCCCCCGCGGGTTCCTGATGGCGATTTCCGGAGCTTTGTCGGGATACtggaaaacacaaaagcaaagcGGAAGGCGCAGAGGCGAggcgtggggcggcggcggcggggaggggaggggagaggcggggagggggccctACCTGCGGCGGCACCGAGAGCACCAGGGTGAAGCGCACGTACTGCGAGTCCTGGTCCTCGCCCGTGGCCGGGTGCAGCGTGATGCAGAGCTCCCAGGGCTCCGACCTACGGGGGCAGGGGCTGAGGTGaggcccggcgccggggcgccgccgcggggcccggcccggctcgggcCGCGCTACGGTacctgctgccgccgcgggcCACCCGCAGCTCCTCCAGGTAGATGGACTCCAGCACCTCCACCTCGGACGGCAGCGCCCTGCGGGGGGACGGGCGTGAGGCGGGGGCCCGGGGGACCCGGCCGCACCGCGGGAGACGGAGacgggccgggcccgccgggAGCCCGGGGAGGGCGGGAAGGgagcgggggccgcgggcgccgccgttACCAGTCGGCCGCCTCTGCCTCGTCGCCGGCCGCCGCCATCTTGCCGCGCGACCCGGAAGCGGAAGGGCGGCCGGGGCGGTTGCCAGGCGACGCGGCGGCGGCCTgctgggggcggcggcgggtctCGGCACGGGCGGCCGTGGGGGTCGGCGTTAACGGCGCCGGGGGGCGGTGGCGCCTCCCGTCGGCGGCTGGGCGGCTCcgtggggcggcgcggcgggtcCGGTGGGTCCCTgtggggcggcgcggcgcggcgggtcCCGGGCAGGGTCCCTGCAGACAGATGTGGTGGGTCCTGGGGGGGTCCCTgtggggcggcgcggcgggccccGGAGGGGATCCCTGAGGGGCAGTGCGGTGGTtcctgggggggagggggtccctatggggcggcgcggcgggtcCCGGGGAGAGTCCCTGCAGAGAGACGTGatgggtcctgggggggggttCTTGTGGGGCGGCGCGGTGGGTCCTGGAGGGGATCCCTAAGAGGCAGTGCGGTGGTTCCTGGGGGGGGGCTCCCTATGGGGTGATGTGGTGGGTCCTGGGGTGTCCCTGTGGGGTGGTGTGGTGGGCCCTGGGGAGTCCCTGGAGGGAGATGTGGTGGGTCCTGCAGGGAGGTCCCATGTGTGGTTCCTGTGGGAGGAAGATGCGGTGGGTCCTGCTGGGGGTCTCTGTGGGGAAGTGAGGAGGGCCCAGCAGAGATTGCTGGGTGCTGGCTCTCATCCCTGTGGGAGACCAAGAAGGATACAATAACCATGGGGCTCCCCTGGCTCCCGTGGGAGCTGGCTCATGGCCAGGATTGAGGTGGATTCCCCATGGATGTGCACAACTGGTGGaggggcagcaggaagagaacCCAATGGAAATGTCTTGAATTTGGAACAGTGGGTGGGATGGGGGAGAGGAGCAGCCCGGTTTGGTTGACCTGTGGGGGTGGGTCGCATTTGAGGAGGGCAGTGGGTGGATCCTATGCTGTAGATCCTGAGGGGTCAATCCTATTTGGGAAAGAGGGTGTGGGTGGATGTCAGTGGATGCATGCCATCTAGGGAAAGGGTAGATCCTTGTGGAAACCAACAGACCTGGACATGCACTTCTGAGGAGGAGGCTGGCTGGGGAAGCACTGGGCCTAGGGGATTTAGGATCAGCCTGGGTGGCCGTGGCAGGAGGTGCTGGAGCCCATCTCTGGTCCCAGCTTgcagctgctgaaggcagcCTGGCCAAGGGCTGCGGCCTGCCCATTGCCCTGTTGCAGCCGGTGGCAGAGGGCGAGATGAAAGGTGAAGGGCTCCTCACTGCCCCTTTGCCTTGGCAGCTTGGTTCCCTCCTTTCTGAATGCTAATGATGGAGAAGTACCATGTCCTGGAAGTGATAGGAGAAGGTTCCTTCGGGCGAGTGTACAAGGGGCGTCGGAAGTACAGTGCCCAGGTAAGGAAAAAGGGGGCAGAGGAGAAAGCTGAGAGGTCTTTCATGCACAGCTAGAGTTGATTTCAGGTGGGCCGTTCAGTTCCAGGTCCCTGCCAGGCTTTCAGGGCTCAGCACTCATGTTTCCACTAATATTTCAGGTCAGCTGCAGTCATTAAGGTTACAGGGAGCTCGGGAAGTCTCCAGTCCaacccctgctcaaagcagaacCAGCACTGAATTCAGATTAGGGTTTTGTCCAGTTAGGTCTAGGAAACCCCCAAGGACAGAtaccccacagcctctctggtgTTCCAGTGCTTGACTGTACTTGGGGTGAACAGTTTTTCAGTTTATCAAGTTGGAACCTGCCTTGTTTCATTTTATGACCACTATCTCTTATTCTTCCGCCATGCATCTTTGTAAAGAGCCTGGCTCTTTGTCTCCTCCTGGGAATTCTAAGACTGCTGTTAGGACCCCTGAGCCCTCTTTTTTTCTAGGCTCATCAAGCACAGGTCACTCACGTTCTCCTTGTATACTGTGAACTGCAGCCCCCACAAACATCCTGGTGGCTTCTGCTGGACCAACTCCATTCTATCAATGTCTTCTGGGCCAAAAGCTGTCTGTAGTGTTGCCTCTGTGGTCTGACAACTGCAAAGTAAAGGGCAATAAGCACTTCCCTGGATCTACTACCTACGTTCCTGTTAATGCTGGTCAGGATGCTGCTAACCTTCCTCACTGCCAGCACATACTCCTGGCTTATGTTTAGCTCACTGTCCACTAGCATCCCTAGGTCCTGTACCACGCTTGGTCTGTTTCTAGAGGTATCATGTATCCAAGTTCTGTCTGCATTCACTGATTACATTTCTCTGCTGTAAATGTCAGTGTGCAAAGCACTGTGAGCAGCAGTATTGATATGCAAGGGCTTTATGGGGAGCTCCAGCTTCAAGGGATCCAGTGGACAAATGTCTTGTTTAGGGGTTGCTCACTGTGCTCAGCTGGCAGATGTGAAATCCCATTTGGGTTAAATGCTCCCTCTGCCAGGGTGGGTAGGACTCTGACCTAATCCCAGCTTTTTTCACTTTGGAAGGTGGTAGCCTTGAAGTTCATCCCCAAGGTGGGGCGGTCAGAGAAGGAGCTGAAGAACCTGCAGCGGGAAATTGAGATCATGAGAGGCCTCCATCACCCCAACATCATCCAGATGCTTGACAGCTTTGAGACTGACAAGGAGGTGAAGGGGCCAACTCAGGGCAGATGGTTTTGCTTGATGTGGCAGGGGGGTATGGGTTGGTCCTTGCTGTCACAGGGACATCTTTCTCCGGAGATTCTGGTGACACTCTGCCAAAGTTACTGCCAGCTCTTCCAGCAAGCCAGGTTTGTTCTGATCCCAGCTGCAGACTTTGACCCTCTTTTCCCACTCATGTTGAATGCTGCAGTCCTGCCACGAGCCTACTCCATTCCCTATGGTGGCCACTTTAGGATCCCTTGTCCCCAGGGCATTCCCGTCTTCCTTGCCCCTGAAACCAGCCCAAGCTGATCAGCTGTGTCCTGTGAGCTCCTGACATTGCAGTGTCTCCCCCATTGGTTTCCTCTCTCACTCTGCTCTGGTCCCGAGGACGCGGTGGGAACGTGGCTGGGTGAGTGCCTGATCCCTctatgctgcttttctctccagGTAGTGGTGGTAACCGACTATGCAGAGGGGGAGCTCTTCCAGATCCTGGAGGATGATGGGAGTCTGCCAGAGGACCAGGTGACTGTCACAGCTATGGCCACTCAGAGGCCTTtttgcagggagaagagcaCAGGATAATCTGTCAGTCTCTGCTGTGGGTCAGGGGGCATCAGGAAGGTGAAGGTACCTCTAGGGCTTTACCTGGCAGAGCCtctggaaatgaagaaaagggagCCAACTTGCACTGGGGATGGTGGTCTGGCAGGGACCTCGGCTTCCCTGTTTGCTCTCCAAGAGCCACAGCATGAGACTGCTGCTGTGGCCATTTTGCTGCTCATGTGGGTCAGAGAGGAACTGCTGACATACGACTGGGGGTGGTCTCTACCCTAAACAGGGCAAGGGCAAGAAGGGGGTGGTGCTGGGGAGCCAGGCTGTGGGAGAGCCCACAGCTGTGCTGGTGGGGGACTGGGGGATACAGGGTGAATCTCTCACATCTTCTGGTAGGTCCAGACTATAGCTGCCCAGTTGGTCTCTGCTCTCTATTACCTGCATTCCCACCGTATCCTGCACCGTGACATGAAACCCCAGAACATCCTGCTGGGAAAAGGTGGCATCATCAAGCTCTGTGATTTCGGGTAGGTACTGGGGGCCAGCTGAGGGGAGCACTTGGGTTTGGGGCAGCTGAGAGGTGTCCTGGGTgttggagaggagagggagtGTGAGAGGACACCTGGCTTGTGTACATACTCACAGACTGGCGGGTATGGGTGTTGTTAGACTTCAGAGGGGAGAGGAGTGTTGGTTAGTGCTCAGGAATTTTCTTGGGGGCTGCGGTGGAAGCTTCAGCCTTAAATGGTCACTTGTGTTTTGCTCCAAGCAGGTTTGCCCGTGCCATGAGCATCCACACCATGGTGCTGACCTCTATCAAGGGCACTCCCCTGTACATGTCTCCTGAGCTGGTGGAGGAGCGGCCGTACGATCACACAGCTGACCTGTGGTCCATGGGCTGCATCCTGTACGAGCTGTTTGTGGGCACCCCTCCTTTCTACACCAGCAGCATCTTTCAGCTCGTCAGCCTCATTGTCAAGGACCCTGTGAAATGGCCCGAGGCCATAAGCCCAGTTTTCAAGGTAAGGGTGAAGGCCTTGCCTGTAGGGGGAGATCAGTTAATGGGGAAGCCTCTTTGGCTGCAGTCATAGATCAGCCTTAGGTTTTCTTTCCCCTACCAGGGATCGCAGAGCACAATGAAAGGATGAGAGGGTGGCCACCCTAGGAGAGGGGTCTATGTCACTGCTGTCCCTCAGTAagtgggaaaacagaaaaacgGCAGAGGAGTGGCTTAATGGGCTTGGAAAGGAACTCAGAGTCTTCCCACAGCCTATCTGCCCTAAGTGCTAGATCCACTTCTTTCCCAGAGCCAGATAGAGAACCTAGGAGTCCTGGGTGTCCTCGCTGAGGGAGACTGGTGGACGCACTGTGTCCCTAGAGGATATGCAGTGGATGTTGAGTGTGTGTCGGTGCCTCTGGCACTGTGTTGCCCTGCAGAGCTTCCTGCAGGGACTGCTGATGAAGGATCCTCGCCAGCGCCTGTCATGGCCAGAGTTGCTCTCACACCCCTTCATTGCTGGACGGGTCACTGGTGAGTTCCAGCTCTTTTTCCAGCAGTAGTCTAACCTGTTTCCTCGTCCTGCTGCCATGGGGAAGGCTACCAGCACTACTCTGCCCTGCGTTTCTTACCACCCTGGTCTTTGACTCCTCCACATTGGCTTCCTCTAAGCACCAGCTCCTAACTCCTTGGCATGGCTCTGGGTCCCTTGGGGTTTCTCTGGGGTCCCGAAGCCAGTCACTCTCCCAGTATCTCAAAGGAGAGCTGCTGACAGAGTCTTCCCCTTGCCTCCCCAGTGATTGATGACACGGAAGCACATGGAATCTCAAACCCCTTTACCACCAAGCTGtccccagagctgcaggccCTGAAGGAGCAACAAGCCCATTCTCTGGCCCCCAGGAGTGGCCAGTCCAGGATTCTGAGAAAGGCCCGGCAGAAGATGGCTGAGGATGCCCGGAAAAAGGTGGAGGGAAGTGAGGGGTCTCCCTGGCTGTGCCCCACAGTCAGGGCCAAGGAGGGTGCAGAAATGGGACCTACTGGGGAGGACAGCAGGTACATGGGTCAAGCTGAGATATCAACCATACAAGGCAGGATGTGAGGTCCTCAGAGCAGGGGGGGTATAGAGGGCTCAGC
This DNA window, taken from Rhea pennata isolate bPtePen1 chromosome 6, bPtePen1.pri, whole genome shotgun sequence, encodes the following:
- the RNF25 gene encoding E3 ubiquitin-protein ligase RNF25; this encodes MAAAGDEAEAADWALPSEVEVLESIYLEELRVARGGSRSEPWELCITLHPATGEDQDSQYVRFTLVLSVPPQYPDKAPEIAIRNPRGLSDEQLQKISQTLGHVAEARLGTEVLYELIEKGKEILTDNNIPHGQCVICLYGFQEREAFTKTQCYHYFHSHCLARYAQHMEEEVLMQQEEREQHLAPSPKQEVGVQCPVCRETLVYDLCALKAAPPPQHPLEPYRPDAKTLQHQEELRLIFKRQQEKGGIIDPEAERNRYFISLQASPATADPGQTASASEPLVTASAVDSPQPPCQPLAPEPASSPEARAEARQPERQAMPREQQSKREKHRGERLGLRGQSRQLCGNAQGAAEEPCHLLHGSRGSKGFSRRPERREERSQRSGGRHSQEFQKPHSRNRTAVLPEKKQLSPEDSSVVMGISDLKEDYHDVGRWTLEQGAEAQGNEENPALNRSDHRASPSWQGHYRPWDCGRWERSRMQERGSYPRAPRGRGAFRPGGRREAHFLEKESGS